Proteins from a genomic interval of Papaver somniferum cultivar HN1 chromosome 4, ASM357369v1, whole genome shotgun sequence:
- the LOC113275286 gene encoding uncharacterized protein LOC113275286 isoform X1 — MSTDSNMGYNHDAILASVLNNRHSISFQSGAVNSSSSSAEMIPMNTNSYGGVAGMSNVGNSGINLMNNNSNPGFVNSGLNSSGGGSLNYESVSGLNHDLELAVDWSLPEQTRLEEGLVRYADEPSIMRYIKIAALLPDKTVRDVALRCRWMTKKENGKRRKQEEHYMGKKVKDRKEKFGESSSQLNLPPSPALNMSAYALMAHHMDQSDQISCEVLGSRTRHLLGENIQILSQIKANLETFKIHDNVNLFCHTRNNLAAILNNLRDMPGIMSQMPPLPVSVNEDLVNSILPHTAMFGSANGIYMKQEPRC, encoded by the exons ATGTCAACTGATTCAAACATGGGTTATAATCATGATGCGATTCTAGCATCTGTGTTGAATAATCGTCATTCGATATCGTTTCAGTCGGGTGCTGTAAACAGTAGCAGCTCATCTGCAGAGATGATTCCTATGAATACTAATTCTTATGGTGGAGTTGCTGGGATGTCGAATGTTGGTAATTCCGGTATCAATTTGATGAACAACAACAGCAACCCTGGGTTTGTTAATTCAGGCTTGAATTCTAGTGGTGGTGGGAGTCTTAATTATGAATCAGTTTCGGGGTTGAACCATGATTTAGAGTTGGCTGTTGATTGGTCTCTTCCAGAGCAAACCAGATTAGAAGAAGGCTTAGTAAG GTACGCGGATGAGCCAAGTATTATGAGGTATATCAAAATTGCAGCTTTACTTCCCGATAAGACTGTTCGTGATGTTGCTCTTAGGTGTAGATGGATGACG AAGAAGGAGAATGGAAAGCGAAGGAAACAAGAAGAACATTACATGGGAAAGAAGGTGAAAGATAGGAAG GAAAAATTTGGGGAGTCATCATCACAGTTAAATCTACCTCCATCTCCAGCTCTAAACATGAGTGCTTACGCCCTCATGGCGCACCATATGGATCAGAGTGATCAAATATCATGTGAAG TGCTAGGCAGCAGAACCAGGCATCTTCTGGGTGAGAACATTCAAATTCTAAGCCAGATCAAAGCTAATCTTGAAACATTTAAG ATACATGACAATGTCAATCTGTTCTGCCACACGAGGAACAACCTTGCAGCCATATTAAACAA CTTGAGAGATATGCCTGGAATAATGAGCCAAATGCCTCCATTACCGGTTTCAGTCAATGAGGACTTGGTCAACTCTATTCTACCTCATACAGCAATGTTCGGTTCAGCTAATGGTATCTATATGAAGCAAGAACCAAGATGTTGA
- the LOC113275286 gene encoding uncharacterized protein LOC113275286 isoform X2: MSTDSNMGYNHDAILASVLNNRHSISFQSGAVNSSSSSAEMIPMNTNSYGGVAGMSNVGNSGINLMNNNSNPGFVNSGLNSSGGGSLNYESVSGLNHDLELAVDWSLPEQTRLEEGLVRYADEPSIMRYIKIAALLPDKTVRDVALRCRWMTKENGKRRKQEEHYMGKKVKDRKEKFGESSSQLNLPPSPALNMSAYALMAHHMDQSDQISCEVLGSRTRHLLGENIQILSQIKANLETFKIHDNVNLFCHTRNNLAAILNNLRDMPGIMSQMPPLPVSVNEDLVNSILPHTAMFGSANGIYMKQEPRC; encoded by the exons ATGTCAACTGATTCAAACATGGGTTATAATCATGATGCGATTCTAGCATCTGTGTTGAATAATCGTCATTCGATATCGTTTCAGTCGGGTGCTGTAAACAGTAGCAGCTCATCTGCAGAGATGATTCCTATGAATACTAATTCTTATGGTGGAGTTGCTGGGATGTCGAATGTTGGTAATTCCGGTATCAATTTGATGAACAACAACAGCAACCCTGGGTTTGTTAATTCAGGCTTGAATTCTAGTGGTGGTGGGAGTCTTAATTATGAATCAGTTTCGGGGTTGAACCATGATTTAGAGTTGGCTGTTGATTGGTCTCTTCCAGAGCAAACCAGATTAGAAGAAGGCTTAGTAAG GTACGCGGATGAGCCAAGTATTATGAGGTATATCAAAATTGCAGCTTTACTTCCCGATAAGACTGTTCGTGATGTTGCTCTTAGGTGTAGATGGATGACG AAGGAGAATGGAAAGCGAAGGAAACAAGAAGAACATTACATGGGAAAGAAGGTGAAAGATAGGAAG GAAAAATTTGGGGAGTCATCATCACAGTTAAATCTACCTCCATCTCCAGCTCTAAACATGAGTGCTTACGCCCTCATGGCGCACCATATGGATCAGAGTGATCAAATATCATGTGAAG TGCTAGGCAGCAGAACCAGGCATCTTCTGGGTGAGAACATTCAAATTCTAAGCCAGATCAAAGCTAATCTTGAAACATTTAAG ATACATGACAATGTCAATCTGTTCTGCCACACGAGGAACAACCTTGCAGCCATATTAAACAA CTTGAGAGATATGCCTGGAATAATGAGCCAAATGCCTCCATTACCGGTTTCAGTCAATGAGGACTTGGTCAACTCTATTCTACCTCATACAGCAATGTTCGGTTCAGCTAATGGTATCTATATGAAGCAAGAACCAAGATGTTGA
- the LOC113275287 gene encoding uncharacterized protein LOC113275287 isoform X3 has translation MWSFYSSLSSYNESRKLILQIVNAIISWRIIMELPLNHLKIQEKGAGSLEGVREQLLKLVSHLYNKLLRILKTIILTGDGHLIMNLRIAHPQRKLTHRRRMNIMLAKVFFSYSKMLSGPTRSFFQRLCIALPHKKRTKGRDWQVKQQ, from the exons ATGTGGAGCTTTTATTCTTCTTTATCCTCATACAACGAGTCAAGAAAGCTGATTCTTCAG ATTGTCAATGCTATTATTTCATGGAGAATCATTATGGAGCTTCCCCTGAATCACCTAAAAATCCAGGAAAAGGGAGCAGGTTCTCTGGAAGGTGTTCGTGAACAGCTATTGAAACTCGTTTCTCATCTATATAATAAATTACTCAGGATTTTGAAGACTATAATCCTGACTGGAGATG GTCATTTAATCATGAATTTGAGGATTGCTCATCCGCAGAGAAAACTGACTCACAGGAGGCGGATGAATATAATGCTTGCCAAAGTCTTCTTCTCATATTCCAAAATGCTCTCAG GACCAACCAGATCATTCTTCCAACGCTTGTGTATAGCATTACCACACAAGAAGAGAACAAAAGGCAGGGATTGGCAGGTAAAGCAACAATAG